The Halomonas qaidamensis genome includes the window GCAAGCAGTCGACACCGAGTTCGGCTACACGTAGGGCAATTTTGTAGTCAAAATGGATGTCTGCCACTAGCGGAACATCGACACGTTGCTTGATTTTGCCGAAGCTTTCAGCGGCATCCATATCAGGTACAGAAACGCGAACGATGTCGGCACCGGCTTTTTCCAACTGCTGAATTTGTGCCACGGTGGCATCAACATCCAGCGTATTCGTGTTGGTCATGCTCTGTACAGCAATCGGCGCATCACCACCGACGGCGACATTGCCAACGTGGATCTGGCGCGAAAAACGGCGTTTAATCGGAGAAGGGGCGTGCATAAGACGGGTCACTCTCCCAGGGTAAAGCGGGCAACATTATTAGCACCGGCGTGTTGGACAAGGTTAACGTCCTCGCCTGCATAGCGCAGTTCTACACCGGTTGCGTTGCCGATAGTTAAACGAAAAGGCGGCTCGCCCTCAACACTTGCTGTGGTGCCAGGGGTTTGCAGTCCGACGAACACCCGCTGGTTATTTGCATCAAAAATTTCAGTCCACGATTGTTCGTTAAACGACAGTTCAAGTAAGTTGAGGTTCGTTGCTGGCGCTGCATCGGACGTATTGTTTTCACTGTCAGCGGCGGCATCCGTTGCTTCTGCTGTTTCGTCTGTAGCGGCAAACTCTGTATCTTCGCTAGGCGCCGGAGTCGATGATTCAGTTTCTGCTGATGGCTCAACAGCTGCCGATACGGCGCTAGCCACTTCCTCATCAATGCCCTCGGAAGAGCTAGTCTGTTCTGCAGGCGTATTATTAGGAAGCTGTGGTGTGGCAACCAGGGGTTGGTCAGGTGTTGCCGTTGCATTGTTAGCTGGCGTGCTCGCGGCGTTACTCCCTTCCTCTAACCCGGGGTTGCTTCCCATGCTGGGTGGTTCACTGCCGCCACGGCTTTGCCACCACATAACGGTGACGGCAATTAAGGCCACAATGACTAATAAAGTAACAAGCTTGAAAAGCCACGCACCAAGACGAGACGGTGGCCGAGTGACTGAAACCGGC containing:
- a CDS encoding RodZ domain-containing protein, with the protein product MSDTQSYENVTTASPTATPGELLSRQREALGVPLTDAARALNLRPAVVDGLEQDNYEEIPVAAYRRGYLRAYAKYLGMDDGLVLEAYQANHGSKEPDRRVTPVSVTRPPSRLGAWLFKLVTLLVIVALIAVTVMWWQSRGGSEPPSMGSNPGLEEGSNAASTPANNATATPDQPLVATPQLPNNTPAEQTSSSEGIDEEVASAVSAAVEPSAETESSTPAPSEDTEFAATDETAEATDAAADSENNTSDAAPATNLNLLELSFNEQSWTEIFDANNQRVFVGLQTPGTTASVEGEPPFRLTIGNATGVELRYAGEDVNLVQHAGANNVARFTLGE